In Paenibacillus sp. FSL M7-0420, a single genomic region encodes these proteins:
- a CDS encoding YlbF family regulator codes for MSVAELNTVDMAEVLTYAYELGDMINQSAEVSDYLYWKGQVDNHPEIQAIIKRLQGKKELFEETQRFGHFHPNYHSAKDEVEAVERELEQFEAVVRFKNAEKTLDDILHSMSEAIAFSVSDSIKVPSNDPSPKGGCGSGGKCSCG; via the coding sequence ATGAGCGTAGCGGAATTAAATACGGTCGATATGGCCGAAGTGCTGACATACGCCTATGAATTAGGCGATATGATAAATCAATCCGCAGAAGTGTCGGATTACCTATACTGGAAGGGACAGGTGGATAACCATCCCGAAATCCAGGCCATCATCAAGCGGCTGCAAGGCAAGAAGGAGCTGTTTGAGGAGACACAGCGGTTTGGTCATTTTCACCCGAACTATCACTCGGCCAAGGATGAGGTTGAGGCTGTAGAGCGGGAGCTGGAGCAGTTCGAAGCGGTGGTCCGCTTCAAGAATGCGGAGAAGACGCTGGATGATATTCTTCATTCCATGTCTGAGGCGATCGCATTCTCGGTCTCGGACAGTATTAAGGTCCCCAGCAATGATCCTTCCCCCAAAGGCGGATGCGGCAGCGGCGGCAAATGCTCCTGCGGATAA
- a CDS encoding YlbG family protein: MFAERTGYIVWVSDVKAARNLEKYGTLHYVSRKMHYAVMYVNAERAEEVMKNVRRLSYVRKIERSYRNELKTEYTSNGPDKSKYYGL, from the coding sequence ATGTTTGCGGAACGGACAGGTTATATTGTATGGGTTAGCGACGTCAAGGCGGCGCGCAACCTGGAGAAGTACGGCACATTGCACTACGTTTCCCGTAAAATGCACTATGCGGTAATGTACGTCAATGCGGAGCGCGCCGAGGAAGTCATGAAGAATGTCCGCAGACTTTCTTATGTGCGCAAGATTGAGCGTTCGTACCGCAATGAACTGAAGACGGAATATACCAGCAACGGACCGGACAAGTCCAAGTACTACGGTCTGTAG
- a CDS encoding MarR family transcriptional regulator: protein MNQEEQVLTAFRELFNKMSWLNKSKMEISLKGNKPSEVHCIEYIGRHADVNVTKLAEALYMTRGAISKITRKLLHKGLIESYRKPDNQKEIYFRLTGQGEAVYQIHDELHREFRERDRPVFEQVTDSQYAGMLSFMEKYNRHLDEEIKKQELGLGLENSTEED, encoded by the coding sequence ATGAACCAAGAGGAACAGGTCTTAACCGCTTTCCGGGAATTATTCAATAAGATGAGCTGGCTGAACAAGTCGAAGATGGAGATCAGTCTTAAGGGCAATAAACCCTCGGAGGTGCACTGTATTGAATACATCGGACGACATGCAGACGTCAACGTGACCAAGCTTGCAGAGGCCTTGTACATGACCAGAGGGGCGATCAGCAAGATTACACGGAAGCTCCTGCATAAGGGGCTTATCGAGAGCTACCGGAAGCCGGACAATCAGAAGGAAATCTATTTCAGGCTTACCGGTCAAGGGGAGGCTGTGTATCAGATCCATGACGAATTGCACCGTGAGTTCCGGGAGCGGGACAGACCCGTGTTTGAGCAGGTGACCGATAGCCAGTATGCCGGTATGCTCAGCTTCATGGAGAAGTACAACAGGCATTTGGATGAAGAGATTAAGAAGCAGGAGCTGGGGCTGGGGCTGGAGAACAGCACGGAAGAAGATTAA
- a CDS encoding MFS transporter encodes MSTSRPAQNQDQSSEPTVDKHALIFGLISVFLCGIGFSIIAPVVPFLVQPYISDPGKQAVMITLLTSVYAACLFCAAPVLGALSDKYGRRPLLLLCLLGSAAGYFIFGLGGALWVLFAGRIIEGITGGSIGTIFAYFADILPPEQRTKYFGWVSAVVGAGTIIGPSMGGLLAKFGYSVPMYAGAAVTLLNAGYGFLFMPESLEKSKRLKAIPLVRLNPFSQLANLLSMKNLNRLFVSAFLLWIPNGSFQAIFSQFTLDNFSWKPVIIGLMFSIMGLQDILSQGFIMPKLLKRYSDRQIALLGMVSEIVGYVLFALSALFAFYPLFIAGMFIFGFGDSVFGPSFNGMLSKSAAAGEQGRVQGGSQSIQALARMIGPLIGGQLYVSLGAAAPAFMGVILIGAAIPVLYTINRAGS; translated from the coding sequence ATGTCCACATCCAGACCCGCTCAAAATCAAGATCAATCCTCTGAACCAACAGTAGATAAGCACGCGCTTATATTCGGTCTAATCTCTGTATTTTTATGCGGAATAGGCTTCAGCATTATAGCTCCTGTGGTTCCATTCCTCGTCCAGCCTTACATTAGCGATCCCGGAAAACAAGCGGTGATGATTACCCTGCTGACCTCAGTGTATGCGGCCTGCCTGTTCTGTGCGGCGCCTGTGCTGGGTGCGCTGAGTGATAAATACGGACGGCGTCCTTTACTTCTGCTATGCCTGCTGGGTTCTGCTGCCGGTTACTTCATATTTGGCCTTGGAGGGGCTTTATGGGTGCTGTTCGCCGGGCGGATTATTGAAGGGATCACAGGCGGGAGCATCGGTACAATCTTCGCTTATTTTGCAGACATTCTTCCACCGGAGCAACGGACCAAGTACTTTGGCTGGGTGAGCGCGGTGGTAGGGGCCGGTACTATTATTGGTCCGTCGATGGGCGGGCTGCTGGCCAAGTTCGGGTATTCGGTGCCCATGTATGCTGGTGCAGCGGTAACGTTACTGAATGCGGGTTATGGCTTCCTGTTCATGCCGGAGAGTCTGGAGAAAAGTAAGAGACTGAAGGCAATCCCCTTAGTCAGGCTGAACCCCTTCTCGCAGCTTGCGAACCTCCTGTCCATGAAGAACCTCAATAGACTGTTTGTCTCTGCCTTCCTGCTGTGGATACCGAATGGATCATTCCAGGCTATTTTTTCACAGTTCACATTGGATAATTTCAGCTGGAAGCCGGTGATCATCGGATTGATGTTCTCCATCATGGGCTTGCAGGATATTCTGTCCCAAGGATTCATTATGCCGAAGCTCCTGAAAAGGTACAGTGACAGGCAAATTGCCCTCCTCGGAATGGTCTCGGAAATTGTTGGTTATGTCCTGTTTGCGTTGTCGGCCTTGTTCGCCTTTTATCCTCTTTTTATCGCAGGGATGTTTATCTTCGGCTTCGGAGATTCAGTCTTCGGGCCTTCGTTCAACGGAATGCTGTCCAAATCTGCCGCAGCGGGCGAGCAGGGACGGGTTCAAGGGGGCAGCCAATCGATTCAGGCGCTGGCGAGAATGATCGGACCGCTGATTGGCGGACAGCTCTATGTATCGCTTGGAGCGGCTGCACCGGCATTTATGGGGGTGATCCTCATTGGAGCGGCGATCCCTGTGCTCTATACGATTAACCGGGCGGGCAGCTGA
- a CDS encoding selenium metabolism-associated LysR family transcriptional regulator, translating to MNFHQLHIFYTVSERGSFSAAAQTLHMTQPAVTMQIQALEDYFGTKLFDRSTKKIILTEAGLTLMPFAVRSMQLMRETDQAMSAFTHMLEGRLMLGASLTIGEYVLPRLLGPFGKEYPNISIMMKVMNTSQIMDEIHKHQLNFGLIEAPVSHPDMVIEPVMGDELKLIVPHEHPLAGQAEVTLAQALAYPFVLRERGSGTRRVMEEQLEANGLDPAAMQIVMELGSTGAVKSAVEAGLGITIISTSSVKHEVALGLLKIVNLTDASFKRQFYAIHLKSTLLPISAVTFLSFLRQHAGGQ from the coding sequence ATGAATTTTCATCAGCTTCATATTTTCTATACCGTGTCCGAACGGGGCAGCTTCTCGGCGGCGGCGCAGACACTGCATATGACCCAGCCTGCGGTGACGATGCAGATTCAGGCGCTGGAGGATTATTTCGGAACCAAGCTGTTCGACCGCTCCACCAAAAAAATCATACTCACCGAGGCCGGCCTGACGCTGATGCCGTTCGCGGTGCGCAGCATGCAGCTGATGCGCGAGACGGACCAGGCGATGTCGGCCTTCACCCACATGCTGGAGGGCCGCCTGATGCTCGGAGCCAGCCTGACCATCGGTGAATATGTGCTTCCCCGCCTGCTGGGGCCTTTCGGCAAGGAATATCCGAATATCTCGATTATGATGAAGGTGATGAACACTTCACAGATTATGGATGAGATTCATAAGCATCAGCTGAATTTCGGGCTGATTGAAGCGCCGGTCTCCCACCCGGACATGGTGATTGAGCCGGTAATGGGCGATGAGCTGAAGCTGATCGTGCCCCATGAGCATCCGCTGGCCGGTCAGGCGGAAGTGACGCTGGCGCAGGCGCTCGCCTATCCGTTCGTGCTGCGCGAACGCGGCTCGGGTACACGGCGGGTGATGGAGGAGCAGCTTGAGGCTAACGGGCTTGACCCTGCGGCGATGCAGATTGTGATGGAGCTGGGCAGTACCGGTGCGGTGAAGTCGGCGGTAGAGGCAGGGCTGGGGATTACGATTATCTCGACCTCCTCGGTCAAGCATGAAGTAGCGCTCGGCCTGCTGAAGATTGTCAATCTGACGGATGCCTCCTTCAAACGGCAATTCTACGCCATTCATCTGAAATCGACCTTGCTGCCGATCTCGGCGGTAACCTTCCTAAGCTTCCTGCGCCAGCATGCCGGCGGACAGTAA
- a CDS encoding PHP domain-containing protein, with the protein MTDPTSHIGQSEAEFATAGLADTAGRCDLHTHTQASDGMQPPAENVRLGYEAGLAAVAITDHDTVSGVAEALEAGKRYGITVVPGVEISTRQSGKEIHVLGYYIDIEQELLLSRLEEQRGIRLGRNEAILEKLRGLGIAITLEQVVSGLGRELKPDESIGRPHIADELVRLGAADDMRDAFDKYLGEGAAAYVSPPRITPETACQWIREAGGAAVLAHPGIYGDDALVRRIVEECDLDGIEVYHSDHGPAEHERYLALAAEFGLRVTGGSDFHGARQGVVFHGDLGSVSVPAAVLQQLKAARG; encoded by the coding sequence ATGACAGACCCTACAAGTCATATCGGGCAATCAGAGGCGGAGTTCGCTACAGCGGGTCTTGCTGATACTGCCGGCAGATGCGACCTGCACACCCATACCCAGGCCTCGGACGGCATGCAGCCGCCGGCAGAGAATGTGCGGCTTGGTTACGAGGCCGGATTGGCAGCGGTAGCCATTACCGATCATGATACGGTCAGCGGAGTAGCGGAAGCACTGGAAGCAGGCAAGCGGTACGGGATTACTGTAGTTCCCGGTGTAGAGATCAGCACACGGCAGAGCGGCAAGGAGATCCATGTTCTCGGTTACTATATCGACATAGAACAGGAACTGCTGTTGTCCCGCCTGGAGGAGCAGCGGGGTATCCGGCTCGGGCGTAATGAAGCAATTCTGGAGAAGCTGCGCGGGCTGGGCATTGCGATCACCCTGGAGCAGGTAGTGTCAGGGCTTGGCCGGGAGCTGAAGCCTGATGAGAGCATCGGCCGCCCGCACATCGCGGATGAGCTGGTGCGGCTGGGTGCAGCCGATGATATGCGGGATGCCTTCGACAAGTATCTGGGTGAAGGTGCGGCAGCCTATGTCTCGCCTCCGCGCATTACCCCGGAGACGGCCTGCCAGTGGATTCGTGAAGCAGGAGGTGCAGCGGTGTTGGCCCATCCGGGAATCTACGGGGATGACGCGCTGGTGCGCAGAATCGTGGAGGAATGTGATTTGGACGGCATTGAGGTGTATCATTCCGATCATGGCCCGGCAGAGCATGAGCGCTACCTTGCACTGGCTGCGGAATTCGGCCTGCGGGTAACCGGCGGCTCGGATTTCCATGGTGCGCGGCAGGGCGTTGTTTTCCATGGGGATCTCGGCAGTGTGAGTGTGCCTGCCGCTGTGCTGCAGCAGCTTAAGGCTGCCAGAGGCTGA